From one Bacteroidota bacterium genomic stretch:
- a CDS encoding transketolase → MTELSILKDLTTQIRRDIVRMVHGVQSGHPGGSLGCTEFLTVLYKDILRHDPENWSMDGVGQDLFFLSNGHISPVWYSVLARHGYFPVQELGTFRKLNSRLQGHPATHDHLPGVRVASGSLGQGLSVAIGAAQSKKLNNDDSLVYVLMGDGEMQEGQVWEAAMYAAAKKVDNIIATVDLNGQQIDGATNDVLPLGDVKSKWEAFGWQVLEMEGNDIENVRATLLKARTLTGLGQPTLILMKTMMGNGVDFMMHSHKWHGIAPNDEQLQKALDQNPVTIGDY, encoded by the coding sequence ATGACTGAACTCTCTATTTTGAAAGACTTAACCACGCAAATCCGCAGGGATATTGTGAGGATGGTACACGGCGTACAAAGCGGTCATCCCGGTGGTTCTCTGGGTTGTACCGAGTTCCTTACTGTCCTCTATAAAGACATCTTGCGTCATGATCCTGAAAACTGGAGCATGGATGGTGTGGGACAGGATCTGTTCTTCCTCTCCAACGGACATATCTCTCCGGTATGGTACAGTGTGCTGGCGCGTCATGGTTATTTTCCGGTGCAGGAGCTGGGTACTTTCCGAAAGCTCAATTCGCGCCTTCAGGGTCATCCTGCTACTCATGATCATTTGCCGGGTGTGCGTGTTGCCTCCGGTTCATTGGGACAGGGTTTATCGGTCGCCATTGGTGCGGCACAGTCGAAGAAGCTGAACAATGACGATAGCCTGGTTTACGTTCTTATGGGAGATGGGGAGATGCAGGAAGGTCAGGTATGGGAAGCGGCGATGTATGCCGCAGCTAAAAAGGTGGATAATATCATCGCCACCGTTGATCTGAACGGACAACAAATAGACGGGGCGACCAATGATGTCTTGCCTTTGGGAGATGTCAAAAGTAAGTGGGAAGCCTTTGGCTGGCAAGTGCTGGAGATGGAAGGGAATGATATCGAAAACGTAAGAGCCACGCTGTTAAAAGCAAGAACACTAACCGGATTAGGTCAGCCCACATTGATACTGATGAAAACCATGATGGGAAATGGTGTCGATTTTATGATGCATTCACATAAATGGCATGGCATTGCTCCAAACGATGAACAATTGCAAAAAGCACTTGATCAAAATCCCGTAACCATAGGGGATTACTGA
- a CDS encoding DNA mismatch repair protein MutS, whose product MKIFPEHSLIKEEFEKIRLLAVEECNGEAGRKAVQKIPILVDFAQILQHLEETEEMRKVLSNGEPFPAERYPDISLELKLLYIPNSMLTTVQVLQINRIVTLTGAIFNFFKTGDVKYPLLHRHLIDVPYVKEIPEAIHAIMDDTGMVLSSASNELARLRKQLARKRVESEQIYLSVIQKYRKSGWLSEAEESWRNGRRVVSIVAEQKRSAKGIVHDISSTGKTCFIEPEETIGINNLLLSLEEEERAEIKRILHELTAFLRKYHPVLKTYYRLSEVYDVVYAKARLAIKMNASLPYVDPFPKIDVRDARHPLLYMYNKSAGKNTIPFTLKLQGEERILVISGPNAGGKTVCMKTIGLLQMMLQSGLLVTADANSRFGIFSDLLVDIGDSQSLEFELSTYSSRLRHMKIFLQRASANSLFLIDEFGTGTDPALGGALAEAILEEVNSKMAVGIITTHYMNLKVLADRTKGIINGSMAFDAKKLEPLFRLEVGKPGSSYTFVVAERSGLPFSVINKARKKVKKNTLLLDELLNKVEKEKSEVARLVEMNKAQEKKLNELVNKYEKNVVHQEQSIEQQEERVRQKELRLAKQLEDKFHRFVKDWKEAKNKKVVLEKYNKKLQERRNVLSQKDVIKLEETLAYNKVHLKKGVQVRLRNGKVTGIVQSIREEKVTVLFGNVKTLAEMNNLVIVETK is encoded by the coding sequence ATGAAGATATTCCCGGAGCATTCCCTGATTAAGGAGGAGTTTGAGAAAATTCGGCTACTTGCCGTAGAGGAATGCAACGGCGAAGCGGGAAGGAAGGCGGTGCAGAAGATTCCGATTTTAGTCGATTTCGCGCAGATTTTACAACATCTTGAAGAAACGGAGGAGATGAGGAAGGTATTGTCGAATGGTGAACCCTTTCCTGCTGAGCGGTATCCGGATATTTCCCTCGAGCTCAAATTGCTTTATATCCCGAATTCCATGCTGACGACTGTGCAGGTGCTGCAGATCAATCGCATCGTCACATTGACCGGAGCTATTTTCAATTTCTTTAAAACGGGAGATGTTAAGTATCCTTTATTGCACCGTCATCTGATAGATGTGCCGTATGTAAAAGAAATTCCGGAAGCTATTCATGCCATCATGGACGATACAGGAATGGTGTTATCGAGTGCTTCTAACGAATTGGCAAGATTACGAAAGCAATTGGCGAGGAAGAGGGTGGAGTCGGAGCAGATTTATCTTTCTGTCATTCAGAAATACCGGAAGAGTGGCTGGCTTTCTGAAGCAGAGGAGAGTTGGCGTAACGGGCGACGCGTGGTGTCGATTGTTGCAGAACAGAAGCGAAGTGCGAAAGGCATTGTGCACGATATTTCATCCACAGGAAAAACCTGTTTCATTGAACCGGAAGAAACCATCGGCATTAATAATCTTCTGCTCTCCTTAGAAGAGGAGGAACGGGCGGAGATCAAACGTATCCTGCATGAACTGACAGCATTTTTGAGAAAGTATCATCCTGTTCTAAAAACGTATTATCGTTTATCGGAAGTGTACGATGTGGTCTATGCCAAGGCGCGACTCGCGATTAAAATGAATGCTTCCCTGCCGTACGTCGACCCTTTCCCGAAAATTGACGTGCGGGATGCGCGACATCCATTGCTGTATATGTACAATAAGTCGGCGGGAAAAAACACCATTCCGTTTACGCTAAAGTTACAGGGCGAGGAACGTATTCTTGTCATCAGCGGACCCAATGCCGGAGGAAAAACCGTTTGCATGAAGACCATTGGCTTGTTACAAATGATGCTTCAATCCGGATTATTGGTGACGGCAGATGCCAATTCCCGTTTTGGAATCTTCAGCGATTTACTGGTAGATATCGGCGATTCACAGTCGCTGGAATTTGAGTTGAGTACGTACAGCTCCCGGTTGCGGCATATGAAAATTTTTCTGCAACGTGCATCCGCCAATTCCCTTTTCCTGATTGATGAATTCGGTACAGGCACTGATCCTGCTTTGGGCGGCGCTTTGGCAGAAGCGATACTCGAAGAGGTAAACAGCAAAATGGCGGTCGGCATCATCACCACCCATTACATGAACCTGAAAGTGTTGGCAGATCGCACCAAGGGCATCATCAACGGATCAATGGCATTTGATGCGAAGAAACTCGAGCCGCTCTTTCGTCTGGAAGTAGGTAAGCCGGGGAGTTCCTACACCTTTGTGGTAGCCGAACGAAGCGGACTTCCATTCTCTGTCATTAACAAAGCCCGCAAGAAAGTAAAAAAGAATACGCTCTTGTTGGATGAATTGCTCAATAAAGTAGAGAAGGAAAAAAGTGAAGTCGCACGCTTGGTGGAGATGAATAAGGCGCAGGAAAAAAAGTTAAACGAACTCGTCAATAAATACGAAAAGAACGTCGTGCACCAGGAGCAAAGCATCGAGCAGCAGGAGGAAAGGGTGCGACAAAAAGAACTCCGCCTCGCCAAACAACTCGAAGATAAATTCCACCGCTTTGTAAAAGACTGGAAGGAAGCAAAAAATAAAAAAGTCGTTCTCGAAAAATACAACAAAAAGTTGCAGGAGCGAAGAAACGTCCTCAGCCAAAAAGATGTCATCAAGTTAGAAGAGACATTGGCCTACAACAAAGTTCATCTAAAGAAAGGTGTCCAGGTTCGCCTCCGCAACGGAAAAGTAACCGGCATCGTACAATCCATCCGCGAAGAAAAAGTAACCGTCCTCTTCGGCAATGTCAAAACCCTCGCCGAAATGAACAACCTCGTCATCGTGGAAACTAAATAA
- a CDS encoding T9SS type A sorting domain-containing protein — translation MRFDVDDCGFWGGKVVAQYNNNFWVFGDSSGIEFNNGSTSNFKSSMKMLRGSASISNTLGLMAYSSRSDFFIPVNGKVWNKYHQHMQNGDLIYGSGWYHERLFLPVPGSDSLLYLFSCCVTSSCPFGLFYTLIDLSANSDSGAIIQKNAPVNNYPAFDALMAVQHGNGRDWWLLYQRWDGSNGVLSYNNFYVYLVDSTVISLNSEQFVGQSHSTGLGHLIFSPNGDHFANVSFANLIQLYNFDRCSGVISLWETVEVENGPQVNYYYISSSFSPDGSKLYVSENSAIDSIPSKLLQFDLQASSIINSKTVIHNFITSTEGIADLKLAPDGKIYLAAADELNSFIYADTFYTQINTHLSVINQPDSLGLACDFQPFSFYLGGARSYYGLPNNPDYELGAWVGSPCDTLSVGLSPSSAGQEGVGGSLHAWYNSEWNMIHVNASKLKGRTGSLRLFDMEGRLVFEKNIEVIAGGYVTGEIPMNAVAKGVYLVNLITDSESVSSKTIKF, via the coding sequence TTGCGCTTTGATGTTGATGACTGCGGTTTTTGGGGTGGGAAGGTGGTTGCCCAATACAATAATAACTTTTGGGTGTTTGGAGATAGTTCTGGTATTGAATTCAATAATGGATCTACAAGTAATTTCAAATCATCGATGAAAATGTTACGTGGCTCTGCTTCGATAAGTAATACCCTCGGATTAATGGCATATTCATCTAGGAGTGATTTTTTTATTCCTGTAAACGGAAAGGTTTGGAATAAGTATCACCAACATATGCAAAACGGTGATTTAATTTATGGAAGTGGTTGGTATCACGAGAGACTATTTCTGCCTGTACCCGGCTCGGATAGTTTATTGTATCTATTTAGTTGTTGCGTTACTTCCAGTTGTCCTTTCGGATTGTTTTATACTTTGATTGACTTAAGTGCGAATAGTGATTCAGGGGCCATTATCCAAAAAAATGCACCTGTTAATAATTATCCGGCCTTTGATGCTCTTATGGCAGTTCAACATGGCAACGGTAGAGATTGGTGGCTATTGTATCAAAGATGGGATGGCTCAAATGGAGTCCTGAGTTATAATAATTTTTATGTTTATTTAGTGGATAGCACAGTAATTAGTTTAAACTCTGAGCAATTTGTAGGACAAAGTCATTCTACAGGGTTAGGTCATTTAATTTTTAGTCCGAATGGTGATCATTTTGCGAATGTTTCGTTTGCTAATTTAATACAATTGTACAATTTTGATCGCTGTTCAGGAGTTATTTCACTTTGGGAAACCGTAGAAGTTGAAAACGGCCCTCAAGTTAATTATTACTATATTTCAAGTTCCTTTTCGCCTGATGGAAGTAAGCTATATGTCAGTGAAAATTCGGCAATAGATAGTATACCTTCAAAACTGCTTCAGTTTGACTTACAAGCTTCTTCTATAATAAATAGTAAAACCGTTATACATAATTTTATAACTTCTACCGAAGGAATTGCTGATCTGAAACTGGCTCCCGATGGAAAAATTTATTTAGCCGCTGCAGATGAATTAAATTCATTTATTTATGCCGATACATTTTACACTCAAATAAACACCCACCTCTCTGTCATCAACCAACCCGATTCACTCGGTCTCGCCTGCGATTTTCAACCGTTTAGTTTTTATCTCGGTGGAGCTAGATCATATTACGGCCTTCCCAACAATCCCGATTACGAACTCGGCGCATGGGTGGGTTCGCCTTGTGATACGTTGAGTGTTGGGTTGTCCCCCTCGTCCGCAGGACAAGAGGGGGTTGGGGGGAGTTTACATGCATGGTACAATAGCGAGTGGAATATGATTCATGTCAACGCCTCCAAACTCAAAGGAAGAACGGGCAGTTTGCGGTTGTTTGATATGGAAGGAAGGTTGGTGTTTGAGAAAAACATTGAGGTGATAGCGGGAGGGTATGTGACGGGAGAGATACCGATGAATGCGGTAGCGAAGGGGGTTTATCTTGTCAATTTAATTACCGATTCGGAAAGTGTTTCGTCGAAAACAATCAAATTTTAG
- a CDS encoding transglycosylase SLT domain-containing protein, which produces MQQFIPLKTYKLLPLLSLSILLHSCNQVQKAEAQQSITIPTKEEPFVRKVVISNEDTTSYEFVNGAAIFSEGWDSLAQAQFWKQIMCLSPDSCIINVARTRNPLQTACYRTWTSQSEFEKTAVRKRLQDEFCVDYGEELYVTNGKREFYEHRKSIPIISKAVGYFKEYGVDPWYAQTILLIESPGKHTAKSYAGAGGPFQLMKSVATKYGLKVNKYVDERSDLKRAAYGASRLISTICIPKVKSMLDTRNIPYSEQDIWFRLLVLHAYHAGAGNLACAINKINPVSGGQELIKTLWKTECGGFKNESQNYSQIALAALLNFEDILRMDGDTVFLIQGNKILANTTRNPQLSEPEKNEALLYSLLMYERDLVDGTISFDYYKEMVDHVTTSIAAKSAEPNTANIHYPLNDEQLVRISTKLIRKRKMEDAIRLLRLNMDYFPTSSATAQQLSKAYRISGNAGLSQKYLSKSNELGNNP; this is translated from the coding sequence ATGCAGCAATTTATCCCGCTGAAAACATATAAACTTCTCCCTTTACTCAGCTTAAGCATCCTCCTGCACTCGTGCAATCAGGTGCAAAAGGCGGAAGCACAGCAAAGCATTACGATTCCCACCAAGGAAGAACCCTTCGTCAGAAAAGTAGTCATCTCCAATGAGGACACCACCAGTTACGAGTTTGTAAACGGAGCAGCCATCTTTTCGGAAGGATGGGATTCACTGGCACAGGCACAGTTCTGGAAGCAGATCATGTGTCTTTCTCCCGACTCCTGTATTATCAACGTGGCACGGACCCGTAATCCTTTGCAAACCGCCTGCTATCGCACCTGGACCTCTCAATCTGAATTTGAAAAAACGGCAGTTAGAAAACGGTTGCAGGATGAATTTTGCGTGGACTATGGTGAAGAACTCTATGTGACCAATGGCAAAAGAGAATTCTACGAACACCGCAAATCCATTCCGATCATCAGCAAGGCTGTTGGTTATTTCAAAGAGTACGGTGTTGATCCCTGGTACGCGCAAACGATATTGTTGATTGAAAGTCCGGGCAAGCATACCGCCAAATCCTATGCCGGTGCCGGCGGACCCTTTCAACTGATGAAAAGTGTCGCCACCAAATACGGATTGAAAGTAAATAAATATGTTGACGAACGCTCCGACTTAAAAAGAGCTGCGTACGGTGCCTCCCGATTGATCAGCACGATTTGTATTCCAAAGGTGAAGTCTATGCTGGACACACGTAATATTCCCTATAGCGAGCAGGATATCTGGTTCCGTTTATTGGTATTACATGCTTATCATGCCGGAGCCGGAAACTTAGCCTGCGCTATCAATAAAATCAATCCTGTTTCCGGTGGACAAGAACTCATCAAAACATTATGGAAAACCGAATGTGGCGGATTTAAAAACGAGTCGCAGAACTATTCCCAAATTGCCCTCGCGGCACTGTTGAACTTTGAAGACATTCTCCGCATGGATGGTGATACCGTATTTTTAATTCAGGGAAATAAAATTCTCGCCAACACGACTAGAAATCCACAATTATCGGAGCCCGAAAAAAACGAAGCCCTTTTATACAGTCTCTTAATGTATGAAAGAGATTTAGTAGACGGCACCATTAGCTTTGATTATTACAAGGAGATGGTTGATCATGTCACCACTTCCATCGCAGCAAAAAGCGCGGAACCCAATACTGCAAACATTCACTACCCCCTAAACGATGAGCAACTGGTACGTATCTCTACCAAACTCATCCGCAAAAGAAAAATGGAAGATGCTATTCGCCTCCTGCGTCTGAACATGGATTATTTTCCAACTTCTTCCGCCACCGCACAACAACTCAGCAAAGCCTATCGCATCAGCGGCAATGCCGGACTTTCTCAAAAGTATCTGAGTAAATCAAATGAATTGGGAAATAATCCGTAA
- a CDS encoding HAD-IIIA family hydrolase has product MTNQPPYSTLFLDRDGVLNTEREKDYVKSWSEFQFEPGVFEALELLQPLFERIIIVTNQRGVGAGIMSPEDLDNIHGKMLEAFHQRGIQIAKIYSATDEDRSSIKRKPHPYMGQCAKEDFPEIRFEKSIMVGNTPSDMAFGKSLGMKTVFIDDKKVVFSLANLEHADFLADSLLDFAIKFDDGSIKI; this is encoded by the coding sequence TTGACCAACCAACCACCCTACTCTACTCTCTTCCTCGATCGCGATGGCGTATTGAACACCGAGCGCGAAAAAGACTATGTCAAATCCTGGTCGGAGTTTCAATTTGAACCGGGAGTTTTTGAGGCATTGGAACTATTACAACCGCTTTTCGAACGGATCATCATCGTCACCAATCAACGCGGTGTCGGTGCGGGAATTATGAGTCCCGAGGACCTGGATAACATTCACGGTAAAATGCTCGAAGCTTTTCATCAGCGGGGTATTCAGATCGCTAAAATTTACAGTGCTACCGACGAGGACCGGTCCAGTATCAAACGCAAGCCGCATCCGTACATGGGACAATGTGCAAAGGAAGATTTTCCGGAAATCCGTTTTGAAAAATCCATCATGGTGGGGAATACGCCTTCCGACATGGCCTTCGGGAAATCGCTCGGAATGAAAACGGTGTTTATTGATGATAAAAAAGTTGTTTTCTCCCTCGCCAACCTCGAGCATGCTGATTTTTTAGCTGATTCCCTACTCGACTTCGCCATCAAATTCGATGATGGAAGCATAAAAATCTAG
- a CDS encoding nucleotidyltransferase family protein, producing MISECIILAGGLGTRLRSVVNEVPKVMAPVNEQPFLYYLIKRLSEQNIQRIIFATGYKHEIIANWVQDTFPNSSFLFSIEEEPLGTGGAIRKAMEMADTEDVLVLNGDSYLEVDYNQLLDFHQHKKAEATLVLKSMKNFDRYGCVETDNTGRITAFLEKEYRAEGLINAGVYLLNRTRFLSHAFPEKFSMEKEYLEENVHQLPLYGFTTEGYFIDIGIPEDFARAQIDFKNK from the coding sequence ATGATCAGCGAGTGCATTATTCTTGCCGGAGGACTCGGCACCCGTTTGCGCAGTGTAGTCAACGAAGTGCCCAAGGTGATGGCTCCGGTGAATGAACAACCCTTTTTATATTACCTCATCAAACGACTCAGCGAACAGAATATTCAGCGGATAATTTTCGCCACCGGTTATAAACATGAAATTATTGCCAACTGGGTTCAGGATACATTTCCAAACAGTTCCTTCCTTTTTTCCATTGAAGAAGAACCACTCGGTACGGGAGGTGCTATTCGAAAAGCAATGGAGATGGCTGATACAGAAGATGTGCTGGTGCTGAATGGAGATTCCTATCTCGAGGTCGATTATAACCAACTCCTGGATTTCCATCAGCATAAAAAAGCCGAGGCTACATTGGTATTGAAGTCCATGAAAAACTTTGACCGCTACGGTTGTGTGGAAACAGACAACACCGGGCGCATCACGGCTTTCCTGGAAAAAGAATACAGAGCGGAAGGACTCATCAATGCAGGCGTTTATCTACTAAACCGCACCCGTTTCCTCTCGCATGCATTCCCTGAAAAATTCAGCATGGAAAAAGAGTACCTCGAAGAAAATGTACATCAACTTCCCCTCTACGGATTCACCACGGAAGGCTACTTCATTGACATTGGAATTCCGGAAGATTTTGCAAGGGCACAAATTGATTTTAAAAATAAATGA
- a CDS encoding D-sedoheptulose 7-phosphate isomerase translates to MASDIKALIRASIDTKELVAKDQQLIDDIQKSVTMIVTALKTGNKILFCGNGGSAADAQHIAAELSGRFYTDRDPLYAEALHVNSSYMTAVANDYSFDVVYSRMIKGCGRKGDVLVGISTSGNSKNVILALEEARKLGMHTIGMTGAGGGKMQGTCDLMLMVPSKDTPRIQESHILIGHIICQLIEEELFEKK, encoded by the coding sequence ATGGCAAGTGATATCAAAGCGCTCATACGGGCATCCATTGACACCAAGGAATTGGTAGCAAAAGATCAGCAGTTAATTGACGATATACAAAAGTCGGTGACGATGATTGTTACGGCACTAAAAACCGGAAATAAAATTCTCTTCTGTGGCAATGGCGGATCCGCTGCCGATGCACAACATATTGCCGCTGAACTTTCGGGTAGATTCTATACCGATCGCGACCCGCTTTATGCAGAAGCCTTGCATGTAAACAGTTCGTACATGACTGCTGTCGCCAATGATTATTCCTTCGATGTGGTCTATAGCCGGATGATTAAAGGATGCGGGAGAAAAGGCGATGTCCTGGTGGGCATTTCCACTTCCGGTAATTCAAAAAATGTCATTCTCGCTCTGGAAGAAGCACGCAAACTGGGGATGCATACGATCGGGATGACAGGAGCCGGCGGAGGAAAGATGCAAGGCACCTGCGACCTGATGCTCATGGTCCCCAGCAAGGATACTCCACGAATTCAGGAATCACATATCCTCATCGGACATATCATCTGCCAGTTGATCGAAGAAGAACTTTTCGAAAAAAAGTAA
- a CDS encoding dehydrogenase, which produces MIIRSKAPLRIGLAGGGTDVSPYSDLYGGAILNTTISLFASASIEPLDNGRIEFHALDKGEIVTEASALSLEIDGKLDLLKGIYNRVVKDFTKKPLSFRMTTYVDVPPGSGLGTSSTLVVAALGAFMEWLKLPLGDYDLAHLAYEIEREDLKQAGGKQDQYAATFGGVNFMEFYGDQKVIVNPLRIKQHYLNELEHNLLLYYTATSRFSSTIIEEQSRNVTNKNEKSIEAMHNLKEQAVQMKEALLRGNVDAIGEILDYGFRNKKNMASGISNTLMDEIYTAAKGAGATGGKISGAGGGGFMIFYCPGNTRYAVMDALGKFGGSFKKYSFVQDGLTTWTI; this is translated from the coding sequence ATGATTATTCGAAGTAAAGCCCCGCTGAGAATTGGTCTGGCCGGTGGCGGAACAGATGTTAGCCCCTACTCCGATCTATACGGTGGAGCTATTCTCAATACCACCATTTCATTATTCGCGTCCGCGAGCATTGAGCCGCTCGACAACGGTCGCATAGAATTCCATGCACTCGATAAAGGAGAAATAGTAACCGAAGCCTCGGCACTATCACTGGAAATTGATGGGAAACTCGACCTCTTAAAAGGAATTTATAACAGGGTCGTCAAAGATTTCACGAAGAAGCCCCTTTCCTTCCGCATGACGACGTACGTAGATGTTCCTCCAGGATCCGGTCTCGGTACCTCCTCTACGTTAGTCGTTGCTGCACTCGGTGCATTTATGGAGTGGCTAAAACTACCCCTGGGCGATTACGACCTTGCCCATCTTGCCTATGAAATTGAAAGGGAAGATTTAAAACAAGCCGGAGGAAAACAAGATCAGTACGCCGCTACTTTCGGAGGGGTGAACTTCATGGAATTTTATGGCGATCAGAAAGTGATTGTGAATCCGTTAAGAATTAAACAACATTACCTCAATGAACTTGAGCATAACCTACTGCTCTACTATACTGCAACCAGTCGTTTTTCCTCTACCATCATCGAGGAACAAAGCAGGAATGTGACCAACAAGAATGAAAAATCGATTGAGGCGATGCATAACCTCAAAGAACAGGCGGTCCAGATGAAGGAAGCGTTGTTGAGAGGAAATGTTGATGCGATCGGTGAAATACTTGACTATGGATTTCGAAACAAGAAGAACATGGCCAGTGGTATCAGCAACACGTTGATGGATGAAATTTATACCGCTGCGAAGGGAGCAGGTGCAACAGGCGGAAAAATATCCGGTGCCGGCGGTGGTGGATTTATGATTTTTTATTGTCCGGGAAATACGCGTTACGCGGTGATGGATGCGCTCGGAAAATTCGGAGGTTCGTTTAAAAAATACTCTTTCGTTCAGGATGGCTTAACGACCTGGACCATTTAA
- a CDS encoding glycosyltransferase has protein sequence MAKKVVILGSAYPLRGGLSAYNERLAREFMSEGHEVIIYTFSLQYPNFLFPGTTQYSSDPAPADLKIKVAVNSISPFNWMKIGRELKALKPDILLIKFWLPFMGPCFGTIARIAAGNKHTKVITILDNVVPHESRPGDKLFTSYFLKCCHGFIAMSKKVMTDLMLFTKSENRRLIPHPIYDNFGEKVSKKEACQHLKIDASGKYILFFGFIRDYKGLDLLLKAMAEPGMKESGIQLIIAGEYYEDSKPYLDLIASLGIEKQLIIATDFIPDNDVKYYFGAADLVVQPYKTATQSGISQIAYHFEKPMVVTAVGGLPEIVPNGKAGYVVPTEPEAISRAILDFYSDDKKAEILREGVADEKKQYSWSRITNGIIELAEAV, from the coding sequence ATGGCAAAAAAGGTGGTGATTCTCGGATCTGCCTACCCATTGAGAGGCGGTTTATCTGCTTACAATGAACGACTGGCGAGAGAGTTTATGAGCGAAGGCCATGAGGTGATCATCTACACGTTTTCTCTTCAATACCCCAACTTTCTTTTTCCCGGCACAACCCAATATTCTTCTGATCCCGCTCCTGCTGATTTAAAAATAAAGGTGGCAGTGAATTCTATTTCTCCTTTCAACTGGATGAAGATAGGACGTGAGTTAAAGGCACTTAAACCGGATATTCTCCTGATAAAATTCTGGCTCCCGTTTATGGGTCCCTGCTTTGGAACGATTGCGAGAATTGCAGCCGGAAATAAGCATACGAAGGTGATTACCATCCTCGACAATGTAGTGCCTCATGAAAGCAGACCGGGAGATAAACTGTTCACCTCCTATTTTTTGAAATGTTGTCATGGATTTATCGCGATGTCGAAGAAAGTGATGACTGATTTAATGCTATTCACAAAAAGTGAAAACCGCCGTTTGATACCGCATCCTATCTACGATAATTTCGGAGAGAAAGTAAGTAAGAAGGAAGCCTGTCAGCATTTAAAAATTGATGCTTCGGGAAAGTATATTTTATTTTTCGGCTTCATTCGTGATTACAAAGGCCTGGATTTATTGCTCAAGGCAATGGCGGAACCCGGCATGAAAGAAAGTGGCATTCAGTTAATTATTGCCGGCGAATATTACGAAGATTCCAAGCCTTACCTCGACCTGATTGCCAGCCTCGGCATTGAAAAACAACTCATCATCGCTACTGATTTTATTCCTGACAACGATGTAAAATACTATTTCGGCGCCGCGGATCTCGTCGTTCAGCCCTATAAAACGGCTACGCAAAGCGGCATCTCTCAAATTGCCTATCATTTTGAAAAGCCGATGGTGGTTACAGCCGTGGGAGGCTTGCCGGAGATTGTACCGAATGGAAAAGCAGGTTATGTGGTTCCCACGGAGCCGGAAGCTATTTCGAGAGCTATTCTTGATTTTTATTCAGATGACAAGAAGGCTGAAATTCTGCGTGAGGGCGTCGCTGATGAGAAAAAACAATACAGTTGGTCAAGAATCACTAACGGAATCATTGAACTCGCAGAGGCGGTTTAA